CGTAGCTCTCTCAGTGAGAACCCGAGAAAGACTTCGTTGGTTCCATCCCTCCAGTTTTGACtggtaatatccctataaaAATGGGAAAAAAACATCAATAACGATGATGAAAAAAGGACTCGATACTATTCAGCTTACTTTTGGTCTATCAGCTCTAACATGACGGTCAAGTCGTACCTTACCCCACAGTTAGTAACGAAAAAGTCAAAAGAACAAGGAACACACATACATGCACGACATAATCCCCGGCTTCAAGGTCCACTTCCAGATTGACACTACGAGTGAGTAGTCTTGATGTAGAAGACGCGGCGATATGGTGCCTTTCTCCTTTTTTAAAGAGGATGAAATCGAACGTCCAGTTGCACCGTCCAGAGATTTCAAGGAAATATCTGTCGTCCAGTTGTGATAGTACGATCACGGCCTTTGAAGCGGTGGGTAAACTGAAGCTGACTGTCATAAATAGAAGGAAAAACGTTTCAGAACATTCCATGCGGTGAAATCCAAATTTCGAGAACTGACAAGAAACATCTCCGTATGTCCAAGCGCAAGGCAAAGGTTTGGCCGTGACATGAAGCCACTGAGACGACATGACCCAGGAAGAATCGAACAGTAGAGTACGATCAATTTGATCCCAACAGTCCAAGAAATCCTTGTCTATCAATTTCCCCGTCAGTCCAAAGTACAAGTAGCCTCGAAAATAGACAAAAATCCACGAACATTCCATGACAAACTGTCCATCATTACCGAATACATGTCCCAACGCGGGAAGCGCATCAAGCCACTCTCTCGTCCATTCTTTCGACCCATCCGACCAATTCCCAGTCCATTCTGAATGACCCCAAGGATTCCGAACGATGACGAAGCGTTTCCCGTTGTATTCGACCGCCCGCAAGACAGAGTAAGAGTGGTTGCTTTTGAGTCCGCTGAGATCCACTGGTAGCCAAGCACCGCTTCGAGCTGTCTCGAGCGGTTTATATGCACATCCGAAAAGACGATCAATGTTGGCTTTGCAAAGTTCGTCAGTCCAGAATTTGTCGATATCCAGAATGTCCTTTTTTGTGGGGAAGAAAAAAATCAGCCGCGGTTCGGTGTTGAGGGAAAGGGGCCTTACATTTGCATGAATAAAAGTTGAAACTCCCCTAGAAGAAGGAACAGGAGGAATAAAGTAAACAGATGACAAGTATTTCAAAATTAGCACATACCCGGTAAGGTCTTCAATAGCCTCGCATGCATCTCCTCCAACCAGAGCAGCGTAGCTTCCATGTAGCTTCGCATAAGCCTTCTCAATTAGTGGTACCCATGTTTCGCCATCGGTGCCGGATTGTGCAAAGTACAGTCCCTTTCCGCTCTTTCTTGCCTCTTCGTTGTACTTCTCTTTGTTGTGATGATAGATCTGTTGCTCAGCGAACGAAAGCTCTTCAAACTTGGGAATGCGCGTGAAGAGGAAACTTGAAGAAACCTTTGATCAGTATATTGAAATCCCCATATAcatagagaaagagaaacacATACTCGTCAATTATGACATTCACCCATGATCCATCTCGAAAGAAGACAAATCCATATACGCCGATCTGTTCGTCTCTCTGTTTGAAAGCCACACGTAAATGTAACATTGAGTACGAGTATGGTCTCTAGAGAACTCACCGCGACACAAAACTTCTCCACGAGGCCTTCACAGGTAGACATGGTCGCCAAAGCAGACACAAACCAACAATCGCCGATAGATCCTTGCTTTATATCATTAGAACTCGCTCCGTCGACGAAGAACTGCGGGTTTTCAAATATTTGTGTGACACGCCGCACGTCGGCTGGTTTGTAGTCCTCAGACGTAAGACCATGCAAGCATCGTTCACGATCATTTTCGACGTCGAATTCGTGGTCCCTAGTCAAAGCCCAGGTCAGGAAGGGTGGTCTCTTGAAGAATCTATTCCACACATTACCTAAACCTCCTGTTTTGTGCTCTACATTCCGCCGCGATCCTTGACACACTTGCTTTACATTCTTCCAAAGCCTTCTCTAGCTCGCCGGCTACCAAAAGACCAGCTTTATCAGGGAGCTGATCGTACTGCGACGCCTCATCTGGAGCTGAAGTGCCGTTGGTAGTGACTGATTTGT
Above is a genomic segment from Marasmius oreades isolate 03SP1 chromosome 4, whole genome shotgun sequence containing:
- a CDS encoding uncharacterized protein (MEROPS:MER0004042), giving the protein MALFNLFKHKSVTTNGTSAPDEASQYDQLPDKAGLLVAGELEKALEECKASVSRIAAECRAQNRRFRDHEFDVENDRERCLHGLTSEDYKPADVRRVTQIFENPQFFVDGASSNDIKQGSIGDCWFVSALATMSTCEGLVEKFCVARDEQIGVYGFVFFRDGSWVNVIIDDFLFTRIPKFEELSFAEQQIYHHNKEKYNEEARKSGKGLYFAQSGTDGETWVPLIEKAYAKLHGSYAALVGGDACEAIEDLTGGVSTFIHANDILDIDKFWTDELCKANIDRLFGCAYKPLETARSGAWLPVDLSGLKSNHSYSVLRAVEYNGKRFVIVRNPWGHSEWTGNWSDGSKEWTREWLDALPALGHVFGNDGQFVMEYKDFLDCWDQIDRTLLFDSSWVMSSQWLHVTAKPLPCAWTYGDVSFSFSLPTASKAVIVLSQLDDRYFLEISGRCNWTFDFILFKKGERHHIAASSTSRLLTRSVNLEVDLEAGDYVVHVRLDRHVRADRPKGYYQSKLEGWNQRSLSRVLTERATSHSVASNFHAE